The proteins below are encoded in one region of Chitinophagales bacterium:
- a CDS encoding flippase, protein MSGKDEKIVNPVQVTEEGVVHDKEIVKGGISAFTARIIGMGFSWLFAIIIARGYGAAGSGLYNLSQSLMNFMASITKMGSDTLMTRYGAQYAAKKQFGWIKDLYNKSMLVSVPLAIFFSGLLFFLAPWIATKVFDKSDPTVTLAFRIAAFSLLPVTVFNISNGGLRGLKQIRIYSLLQNVSNFFFGCIIITIFLFITRDIYAPVITYVSFITITGVLAFYFFLKYSRYSTTQVEKGLDFNEKFWIGVSLFIASFASLVRGYSDTFVLGRYATIEDVGIYRNAFKIATVARIALTAFLVPAAPRFSELFSQGKMKELGQSAQFATKVIFWTSAPILLVIILFPKPIMSVFGEKFTEGSTALVILAIGQFINAATGPVSNILVMTGKQKINRNLMVLATIAAIALDLWLIPIYGATAAAAVNTFGVVLMNMIPFFLIKYYYGFYTLDVRDLFKISPKGLIKDIRKSLKQEKRKKVEKENEVEEQIGTIE, encoded by the coding sequence ATGAGTGGAAAAGATGAAAAAATAGTGAACCCTGTACAGGTAACTGAGGAAGGAGTGGTTCATGATAAAGAAATTGTTAAGGGAGGAATATCTGCCTTTACTGCCCGTATCATCGGTATGGGATTTAGCTGGCTGTTTGCAATTATTATTGCACGTGGATATGGAGCAGCGGGCTCCGGCCTATATAACCTGAGCCAGAGCCTGATGAATTTTATGGCGAGCATCACGAAGATGGGCTCCGATACATTGATGACTCGTTACGGAGCACAGTATGCTGCTAAAAAGCAGTTTGGCTGGATCAAAGACCTGTACAATAAAAGCATGCTGGTTTCGGTACCGCTTGCCATCTTTTTTTCGGGGTTGCTTTTCTTTCTGGCGCCATGGATTGCAACAAAAGTTTTTGATAAAAGTGACCCGACGGTTACTCTGGCTTTTCGTATTGCTGCTTTTTCTTTATTGCCCGTAACGGTATTTAATATTTCAAACGGTGGTTTACGTGGCTTAAAGCAGATTCGCATCTACTCATTGCTTCAGAACGTGAGTAATTTTTTCTTTGGCTGTATTATAATTACTATTTTTTTATTCATTACCCGTGATATTTATGCACCGGTTATTACCTATGTTTCTTTCATTACAATCACCGGAGTTCTTGCTTTTTATTTCTTTCTTAAATATTCCCGTTACAGCACTACTCAGGTCGAAAAGGGCCTCGATTTCAACGAGAAATTCTGGATTGGCGTTTCACTTTTTATTGCATCATTTGCATCTCTTGTCCGTGGGTACTCCGATACATTTGTTCTTGGCCGCTACGCAACTATTGAGGATGTTGGAATCTATAGGAATGCTTTTAAGATTGCAACCGTAGCACGGATCGCTCTCACTGCATTTCTGGTTCCTGCTGCGCCACGATTTTCAGAACTATTCAGCCAGGGAAAAATGAAAGAATTAGGACAATCGGCGCAGTTTGCCACAAAGGTTATTTTCTGGACATCCGCACCTATTTTGCTGGTTATTATATTATTTCCTAAGCCGATTATGAGCGTGTTCGGTGAAAAATTTACAGAGGGCAGCACTGCCCTGGTGATTTTAGCTATAGGTCAGTTTATCAATGCAGCTACAGGTCCGGTAAGCAATATTCTGGTTATGACGGGCAAGCAGAAAATAAATAGAAACCTTATGGTATTAGCTACTATAGCTGCCATAGCATTGGATTTGTGGCTGATACCAATTTACGGTGCTACAGCAGCTGCGGCTGTCAACACTTTTGGAGTTGTGTTAATGAATATGATTCCCTTTTTCCTCATAAAATATTATTATGGGTTTTATACGCTTGATGTTAGAGACCTGTTTAAAATTAGTCCGAAGGGATTAATCAAAGACATCAGAAAATCATTGAAGCAGGAAAAGAGGAAAAAGGTTGAAAAAGAAAATGAGGTAGAAGAACAAATAGGAACTATCGAATAA
- a CDS encoding sulfotransferase domain-containing protein has translation MALPNFLCVGAQKAGTTTLYEILKQHPDIFLPQNVKETKFFVYPDKYENGLEYYEKEYFSEWQGQQAIGEVDPAIMFEEQAASRIHRSLGNKVKLIFILRNPAARAYSHFLMTQRKGFEELSFDEAISKEKDRLVQNPAQKFNFSYLTRGYYSRQIERFKEYFPAENFLFLIFEDDFIKNRKITFDRIQDFLEVKRVGLDLDIRSNKAAAPKNKTVHELMRKRNAVRNTLSKIMPGSLKKTIQDFISKKNIKEIEHSTLDVKKEMELIQKFFMEDIQKLEKILYRDLSTWYTK, from the coding sequence ATGGCATTACCGAATTTCCTGTGTGTGGGCGCACAAAAAGCAGGAACAACCACGCTTTACGAAATTCTGAAGCAACATCCTGATATCTTTCTTCCGCAAAATGTGAAGGAGACTAAATTCTTTGTCTACCCTGATAAGTATGAAAATGGTCTTGAGTATTATGAAAAAGAATACTTCAGTGAATGGCAAGGCCAGCAAGCCATTGGCGAAGTGGACCCTGCAATCATGTTTGAGGAACAAGCTGCTTCACGTATCCACCGCTCCCTTGGTAATAAGGTAAAACTGATTTTTATTCTCCGGAATCCGGCCGCGAGAGCTTATTCCCATTTTTTAATGACTCAGCGAAAAGGATTTGAAGAGCTCTCCTTTGATGAAGCTATTTCAAAGGAGAAAGATCGGTTGGTCCAGAATCCTGCACAAAAATTTAATTTCAGCTATTTAACCCGTGGATATTATAGCAGGCAAATTGAAAGGTTTAAAGAATATTTTCCGGCTGAAAATTTTCTTTTTTTAATATTCGAAGATGACTTTATTAAAAACCGTAAGATTACGTTTGACCGTATACAGGATTTTCTGGAAGTAAAAAGAGTCGGGCTTGATTTGGATATCAGAAGTAATAAGGCTGCAGCTCCTAAAAATAAAACAGTGCATGAACTCATGCGAAAGAGAAATGCTGTTCGCAACACACTTAGTAAGATCATGCCGGGGTCTTTAAAAAAAACGATTCAGGATTTTATTTCAAAGAAAAATATTAAGGAAATAGAGCACTCAACTCTCGACGTTAAAAAAGAAATGGAATTGATACAGAAATTTTTTATGGAAGATATTCAAAAGCTTGAAAAGATTCT